The nucleotide sequence CGGCGGCCTGGTCGCCCTCGACCGGGGCCCCGGATGCGGTCGACCCCCCACCCTGGCCGGGCTGCCAGAGCGGCCCGTCGCCGGAGCCGGCGTCACCGCAGCCGGCGGCGAGCAGGACGACGAGGACGGCGCCGAGGGCTGCGGCGAGGCGCCCGCCACGGGTGGCGGAGCGGCGACGGGGACGAGGCACGGAGCGGGCGGGAGCGTACATCGTGGGCGACGCTACCGTCCCGGGAACGCGACGACGAGGGCCGATCGGTCGGAAAACCCGTCGGCCGGGCGAGGGGCGGTGCACGCTCAACCCGCGACCCGGTGGGACCACGGCACGACCGTGCCGGCGCCGCCGGCCAGGACGGCCGCGTGCACGGCCCGGGCCAGCGGGGCACCCCAGGCCGAGCGGGGGCCGCCGTACGGTGCGGGCTCGCCGTCGGCCGGGCAGAGCACAGTGACCGCGTCGGTGGGGGTGCCGGTGGCCGGCAACCCCAGCTCCCAGATCGCCTGGGCCTTCGCCTCGGTGGCCGTGGCCACCGCGTTGACGAGGGCGGCGTCGCCGAGCCGGGCCGGCACGTACACGACGATGTTGACCGTGCCGACCCGCTGGGCGGGCGTGGCCGGCGTGGGCGCCGCGGCCCAGACCGGCATGCCGAGGCCCACGGTCGCCCAGACCCGCACGCCGCCGTCCGTCCGGGCCACCACCTCGGTCACGTCGACCCCGGTCAGCAGCCCGACGCCGGGCCCCGCCAGGCCGAGGCCGCCGGCCAGCTCGGTCAGGTGGGCGGCCGGGTCGTCCCGGTCGTACGACATCGGCACGGTCGCGTTCACCACCCATCCGCGGACGCCGATCCCCCCGCCCAGCGGGGCGGAGCCGACCGCCAGCAGGGGCGCCTCGGCCCGCCAGACCAGCAGCGGGATGTCCGACCCGTCCTCGGGCCGGGTGGTCAGGAACGGCTCGCTCAGCACGCCGGTCACCCTACGATCACAGGTGGGGACGGATCCGGCCCACCCGCACCGGAGCTGGGGATCCTGGTCGTCGACCGGGTCAGGCAGGTACGCCCAACGATCAAGATTCCAGGGGTGCACCTCTGATTCCCGCTCATGTGCGCCTAGACTGGCGGCGCGCGAGGGATCAGCGGACGGCGGACCCGGCCGACGGACGGCACGCGCAAGCGGAGGTGCGCGATGGATGAGGTACTGGCCCGCAGCGGGATCTTCCAGGGTGTCGACCCGGAGGCTGCCGAGGCGCTCGCCAAGGAGATGGAGACGATCGAGGTCCGTAAGGGCGAGGTCGTCTTCAACGAGGGCGAGCCCGGCGACAGTCTCTACATCCTCCTGTCCGGCAAGATCAAGGTCGGTCGCCGCGCGGCGGATGGCCGGCAGAACCTGATCGCCGTGATGGGCCCGTCGGACATGGTGGGCGAGCTGTCCCTCTTCGACCCCGGCCCGCGCACGGCGACGGCCACGGCGGTCACCGACACCCGGCTGGTCCGGCTCCGCAAGCAGGCGCTGCGGCCCTGGCTGAACAACCGGCCCGAGATCGCCGAGCAGCTGCTGCGCGTGCTGGCCCGCAGGCTGCGCCGCACGAACGACTCGCTGGCCGACCTGATCTTCACCGACGTGCCCGGCCGGGTCGCCAAGAACCTGCTCCAGATGGCCGGCCGGTTCGGCACCCGCGACGGCGGCGTGCTGCGGGTGACCCACGACCTCACCCAGGAGGAGATCGCCCAGCTCGTCGGCGCCTCCCGGGAGACCGTCAACAAGGCCCTGGCCGACTTCGCCTCGCGCGGCTGGCTGCGGCTGGACGGCAAGAGCATCATCATCCTCGACCCGGAGCGCCTGGCCCGCCGCGCGCGGGTCTGACCCCTCCACCGACGTCCCGGCCCGGCCCGCCTCCGCGAGCCGGGCCGGTTCCGTCTCTGCCGGGCGCAGAATTCCTGGACCGCCCCGCCCCGCGCGGCGCACCCTGGGGCGATGATCGAGCGGGTTGCTGTCCTCTCCGACATCCACGGCGCGCTGCCGGCGCTGGAAGCCGTCCTGGCCGAGCCGGACGTGGCCGCCGCCGACCTCGTCGTGCTCACCGGCGACATCGCCGCCGGCCCCCAGCCGGTCGAGGTGCTCGACCTGCTCGCCGCGCTCGGCGACCGGGCCTGCTGGGTCGGCGGCAACGCCGACCGCGAACTGGTCGAGGCGCGGGCCGGGCGGCCGGCCGGGATCGAGGTGTCCGACTGGGCCGCGACCCAGCTCCGCGACGACCAGGTGGCCCGGCTCGCCGCGCTCCCGCCGACCGTCACGCTGCCGGTCGCCGGCCTCGGCGACGTGCTCTTCTGCCACGCCACGCCCCGGGACGACGAGGAGGTCGTGCTGGTCGACT is from Micromonospora terminaliae and encodes:
- a CDS encoding adenosylcobinamide amidohydrolase, producing the protein MLSEPFLTTRPEDGSDIPLLVWRAEAPLLAVGSAPLGGGIGVRGWVVNATVPMSYDRDDPAAHLTELAGGLGLAGPGVGLLTGVDVTEVVARTDGGVRVWATVGLGMPVWAAAPTPATPAQRVGTVNIVVYVPARLGDAALVNAVATATEAKAQAIWELGLPATGTPTDAVTVLCPADGEPAPYGGPRSAWGAPLARAVHAAVLAGGAGTVVPWSHRVAG
- a CDS encoding Crp/Fnr family transcriptional regulator, producing the protein MDEVLARSGIFQGVDPEAAEALAKEMETIEVRKGEVVFNEGEPGDSLYILLSGKIKVGRRAADGRQNLIAVMGPSDMVGELSLFDPGPRTATATAVTDTRLVRLRKQALRPWLNNRPEIAEQLLRVLARRLRRTNDSLADLIFTDVPGRVAKNLLQMAGRFGTRDGGVLRVTHDLTQEEIAQLVGASRETVNKALADFASRGWLRLDGKSIIILDPERLARRARV
- a CDS encoding metallophosphoesterase family protein, with protein sequence MIERVAVLSDIHGALPALEAVLAEPDVAAADLVVLTGDIAAGPQPVEVLDLLAALGDRACWVGGNADRELVEARAGRPAGIEVSDWAATQLRDDQVARLAALPPTVTLPVAGLGDVLFCHATPRDDEEVVLVDSRLERWAEVFAGLPAEVGTVVCGHTHMPFTRLVDRRLVVNPGSVGMPYGGAGAWWALLGPGVQLRRTGYDVDAACARVAAESAFPDAAAWADEYLRSRHSDADALAVFGPRDGR